The Streptomyces sp. 135 sequence CGCTCAACTTCGGCGACGGCAGCAACCTCTACATCTCCACCCCCGACATGCTCCGCCAGGGCGCCAAGCGCATCCAGGAGCTGGGCGTCCGCCCCGAGCTGGAGATCTTCGACACCGGCCAGCTCTGGTTCGCCAAGCAGCTGCTCGCCGAGGGCCTGCTCGACGACCCCACCGTCTTCCAGCTCTGCATGGGCATCCCCTGGGGCGCCCCCGCCGACCCGGGCGTCCTCCAGTCCATGGTCAACATGCTGCCCGAAGGCGCGCAGTGGGCGAGCTTCGCACTCGGCCGCATGCAGATGCCGTGGGTCGCGCAGTCCATCCTGCTCGGCGGGCACGTCCGCGTCGGCCTGGAGGACAACCTCTATCTCGGCAAGGGCAACAAGGCGACCAACGCGCAGCTCGTGGAGCGGGCGGTGCGGATCGTCGAGAGCCTGGGCTCCCGGGTCGCCTCCCCCGACGAGGCCCGGCAGAAGCTGGGCCTCAAGCGGTAGCGCTTCGCTGGATCGCGCGGACATCAGGCTGCGGGCCGGCTGTGGCCGGTCGCGCAGCTCCCCGTGCCCCTTCGGGGCACGACCCCGCTCAGCAGCGCCCCGCAGCAACGAAAGGACCCCCCATGACCACGATCGCCCCTGAAGAAGTACGCCGCGTGGCCTGCGTCGGCGCCGGTGTCATCGGCGGAGGCTGGGTCGCCCACTTCCTCGCCCGTGGCTATGACGTCACCGCCTGGGACCCCGCCCCCGACGCCGGGCCGCGGCTGCGCCGCCTCGTCTCGGCGGCCTGGCCCGCGCTCACCCAGCTCGGCCTCGCCGAGGGCGCCTCGCAGGACCGCCTCACCGTCACCGCGACCCTCGAAGAGGCCGTCGCCGAAGCCCAGTTCGTACAGGAGAGCGCCCCCGAGAAGCTGGAGCTGAAGCGCGACCTGCTCGCGAAGCTGGACGCCGCCGCCCCCGCCGGGGTCGTCATCGCCTCCTCCACCTCCGGCTACCCCATGACGGACATGCAGACGGAGGCCGCCGACCCCGGCCGCCTCGTCGTCGGTCACCCCTTCAACCCGCCCTACCTGATCCCGCTGGTGGAGGTCGTCGGCGGCGAGCGGACCGACGCCGAGGCCGTCACCTGGGCCTCCCGCTTCTACGAGATCGCGGGCAAGTCCGTGATCACGATGAAGAACGAGGTCCCGGGCTTCATCGCCAACCGCCTCCAGGAGGCACTGTGGCGCGAGGCGCTGCACATGGTGGCGAGCGGCGAGGCGACCGTCCAGGAGATCGACGACTCCATCACCGAGGGGCCGGGCCTGCGCTGGGCGTTCATGGGCCCCATGCTCACCTTCGCGCTCGCGGGCGGCGAGGGCGGCATGGCGCACATGCTCGACCACTTCGGCCCGTCCCTGAAATCGCCGTGGACGCGCCTGGAAGCACCCGAACTCGACAAGAAGCTCTACGACGCCGTGGTCGCCGGATGCGAGGAGGAGGCCGCCGGGCGGAGCATCGCGGACCTGGTCGCCGAGCGTGACCAGGGCGTTATCGACGTACTGCGGGCCACGGGCCGGCTGCCCGGACAGCGGAAGGACACCAAGTGACCCTGCCCCTGCTCCACCGACAGGTCCGCGCCGAGTGGATCGACTACAACGGCCACATGAGCGAGGCCTTCTACGTCCTCGTCTTCG is a genomic window containing:
- a CDS encoding 3-keto-5-aminohexanoate cleavage protein, which codes for MSARPVNDNVIITCALTGAGDTVRKSPHVPVTPEQIAASAVEAAEAGAAVVHIHVRDPGSGAPSRDPRLYREVVERIKETGTDVVINLTAGMGGDLVIDPDEPLKHLPGTDLVSGLDRLPHVEDLLPDICTLDCGSLNFGDGSNLYISTPDMLRQGAKRIQELGVRPELEIFDTGQLWFAKQLLAEGLLDDPTVFQLCMGIPWGAPADPGVLQSMVNMLPEGAQWASFALGRMQMPWVAQSILLGGHVRVGLEDNLYLGKGNKATNAQLVERAVRIVESLGSRVASPDEARQKLGLKR
- a CDS encoding 3-hydroxyacyl-CoA dehydrogenase NAD-binding domain-containing protein, whose amino-acid sequence is MTTIAPEEVRRVACVGAGVIGGGWVAHFLARGYDVTAWDPAPDAGPRLRRLVSAAWPALTQLGLAEGASQDRLTVTATLEEAVAEAQFVQESAPEKLELKRDLLAKLDAAAPAGVVIASSTSGYPMTDMQTEAADPGRLVVGHPFNPPYLIPLVEVVGGERTDAEAVTWASRFYEIAGKSVITMKNEVPGFIANRLQEALWREALHMVASGEATVQEIDDSITEGPGLRWAFMGPMLTFALAGGEGGMAHMLDHFGPSLKSPWTRLEAPELDKKLYDAVVAGCEEEAAGRSIADLVAERDQGVIDVLRATGRLPGQRKDTK